One Campylobacter concisus genomic window, CTTGGCTACATCAAACTTGATAAGAAAATTTTTATCGACGCTAACGAGGTTGGCAAATTTAAAGATAACGAAGTGCTGATCGTTACCACTGGCTCTCAGGGTGAGACTATGAGCGCACTCTACCGAATGGCTACCGATGAGCACAAATACATCAAAATAAAGCCAACCGATCAGATAATAATCAGCTCAAAGGCGATCCCTGGTAATGAAAGCAGCATCTCAACTGTATTAAATTTCCTAATAAAATCAGGCGCAAGTGTCGCTTATCAAGACTTTAGCGAGATCCACGTCAGCGGTCACGCGGCACAAGAAGAGCAAAAGCTGATGCTACGTCTTATAAAACCAAAATTTTTCTTGCCAGTGCATGGCGAATACAATCACATCGCAAAGCATAAAGAGACGGCCATTAGCTGTGGTGTGGATGAGAAAAATATCTATCTAATGAGTGATGGCGATCAAATGGAGATCTGCCAAAAATACTTAAAACGTGTAAAAACGGTAAAAACCGGCAAAGTCTTCATAGACAATCAAATAAATAAACAAATCTCAGACGATGTCGTCATCGATAGACAAAACCTTGCTGAAGCAGGTGTCGTCATGATAATTGCTCAAATTTCACGTCATGGTGCAAAGCTTATAAATAAACCTCGCGTCATTAGCTACGGACTTGTAGGTAACAAGCAAGATGCTGAGTTTAGCAAAGAGATGCAAGAAATTTTGACACAGTTTTTAAGCAACATCAAAGAGGAGCTTTTAAAAGATGGCAGACTGCTCGAGTCACAAGTACGTCAAGTGATCAGAAAGCATATCTTTAGAAAGGTCAAAAAGTACCCAACTATCGTGCCAATTATCTATCTAATGTAAGGGAAATTTATGCAGACAATCAACCAAATCGCAGCCGAAGTTTTAAAGATAGAAGCAAACGAGCTTTTAAGACATGCTAAAAACTTAAAGATAGAAGATGCTGTAAATTTGATATATAACGCAAAAGGCAAGGTCATAGTAACAGGCGTAGGCAAGAGCGGTCACATAGGCGCAAAGATCGCTGCCACGCTTGCAAGTACTGGTACGCCAAGCTTTTTCTTGCATCCAACAGAGGCTATGCACGGCGACCTTGGCATGATAGAAAAGGATGATGTTTTGTTAGCCATTAGCTTTAGTGGCGAGAGCGATGAGCTTATCAAAATTTTGCCTCACGTAAAGCGCTTTGGCGTAAAGATCGTCGCAATGGCAAGGAGCAAAACAAGCTCACTTGGTAAATTTAGCGATGCATTTATTGGCATTGACGTAGAGAAAGAGGCGTGCCCACTAAATGCCGCTCCAACAGCATCAACCACGCTAACGTTAGCTCTTGGCGATGCGTTGGCTGTTTGTTTGATGCAAAAGCGAGGCTTTAAAAAAGAGGACTTTGCAAATTTTCATCCAGGTGGTAGCCTTGGCAAGAGGCTATTTTTAAAGGTCAAAGATGTGATGAGAAGCGAAAATTTACCGATAGTTCGCTGGAATGCGAGCCTAAAAAAAGCAATCGATACTATGACACACGGTAAACTTGGCACGGTCCTAATCGTCGATAAAGATGGTGTGTTAGATGCTATTTTAAGCGACGGCGATCTTAGACGTGCACTTATGCGAGAAGACTTTGATCTAGACGAGCCAGCAATGAAATTTGCAACCTTGCATCCAAAAGAGATAAACGATAAGGAAATGTTAGCTGTAGATGCGTTAGCCCTCATAGAAAAATATAAAATTCAGCTTCTAGCCGTCGTAGAAAACGGCGTGCCTGTGGGTGTTTTACACATCCATGACCTTGCAAATTTAGGACTATAAAATGGAAAAAACAAGACTAAATAAATTTATCTCACATAACACAAACTACTCACGCCGTGAGGCAGATGAGCTGATAAAAGCTGGTAAGGTTAGTATAGCAGGACGTGTGGTTAGCGACCTTGCCACAAGCGTAGATGAAGATGACAAAGTACGTATAAATGGTCGTTTGATAAAGCTAAAAAAGGAATTTACTGTTATCGTCTATCATAAACAAAAGGGTGAACTAGTTAGCAAAAAAGACGACCGCGGACGAAAGACGATCTACGACACATTAGATAAGAAATTTGCAAAATTTGTTAGCGTAGGGCGCTTAGACTATGCAAGTGAGGGACTGCTTTTACTAACTGACGCTCCAGCGATCGCCACAGCGCTCATGAATAGCGACTTAGAGCGCGAATACTATCTAAAAGTAAAAGGCGAGGTAACAAAAGAGGTTATTGAGGCCATGACAAATGGCTTTTTTGCCAAGGACGCCACCAAAGGCGCTCATGCAAAAACCACTATAAAATCAATGGAATTTAAGCCATTTCTAGCCTATAAAGTCTTTGGCTCAAGTGGCGGCTATACAAAACTAAAGGTCATCATCAACGAGGGGCAAAACAGGGAGCTTCGCCGCTTCTTTGGATACTTTGACCTTGAAGTGATGGATCTAAAAAGGGTTAGTTTTGGGCGTGTTAGCCTTGATATGCTAAAGCCTGGCAAATGGCGCTACTTTGAAAATAGCGAATACGAAGACCTAAGGGACTTTTTAAAGGTTAATAACGTTAGATACTAACTTAGGCTTGCTTTCTCTAAAAAGCAGGTAAGTCAAACAAAAATAACTACAAATTTATTTAAAAATTTACAAAAATGGAGAAAAATGAAAAAGGCTATTCTTTTATCCTTTATTTTACTAGCTACCAGTCTTTGTAAGGATCTTTATTGAGCTTAGACTTGAAGCACAATAAAGGTGACTTATGATAAAGCAACTAAGCAATAGCAAAATGTTTATGATAGTGGGAATATTGATTGTTGTTTTGATTTAGGAGCTTTTTACCTAAAAGACAAAGGCACAAAACAAAACTACCACATAGCAAAAAAATATTTTTATAAGGCTTGCGAATTAGGGCTTCAACCAGGGTGTGACATTTATAAAAAGCTAAACGAAAAAGGCCTTTAATACTAAAAATTTAGAGCTTCATAAATTTATATCTTATTTTCTGAAAGTAGGATGTTTATATATGGATTTAGTAACGTCTCACCGCGTGCTGCGTAGAGCAAGACCTCTTTAAAGTAGTTGTCGTTTATGCCATATGTGTGAAACTCGTACGCTCCTATGCCGTATCCCATGGGAGTTATATCGACCCTTGAGTACCACGCATTTTGCGCTAGGATGTAGCGATTTGTATCTCTTGAATAGACATATAACTTGATCTTATCTTTGCTCTTTTGCGCCATATACCAGATGAAAGAATTTGTGATGTCGTTAAAAAAGTAGATGTCGCCATTTGGCATGATGGCTTGGGCTGTGTCGTTGTTATCAGCGATAAGCGTCCTACTCTCATAACATATAAATTTATTTGGCGTAAGTTGCTCGATCGGCTCTGATTTGCCGTTATTTAAAACTAAAATTTTATCATCACTTATATCGGCATTATAGGCAAGCACAGCTAGAACTAAAGCTAACAAACACAAAGAAAAAATTTGCTTTATCAAAATAAAAATCCTCTTAGCAAATAGTATTTGAGTACATAAAGCGAGCATATCAACACGCAAACACCTAACCAGATCGATGAAAATTTAAGCTTGTGTGAGTAGTTTGTCTTTGTGATAATCTCAACAAGATATGGCATAAGACCGTAAAAAACGCCTAGAAACAAACTGCCCCAGATGAGGTAGCCAACATAAAAATAATCACTTTTCAGCATGCAGTATGGGCATTTATGGTTTGGCTGTTCATAAACATAAAGGCCAAAAAAGTAGGTGATGGCATAGTAACTAAGCACCAAAAACAACAAATTTGCCACAAAGCTAGCCATACTTTGCTTTAAGAAATTTAGCACCAAAATAACAAAAAATAGCACGTAAAATACGCTTACTAAGCCAAAATTTGTATAGCCAAATGGTAGCTTTGGAGCTTGAAAAGTGACAGAGCAGCAAAAGACCGGCACTTTTAGTGGGATATTGTAAAAAAACGAAATTTCTATGCCAAGCTCAAGTAGTATCATGACAAAAAGGCAGATAAAAATGGCGTATTTTTTCTTTAGATAAGGGAAATTTAGAGCCTGCAAGTCAAGCTTATTTATAACCAGCCAGATACCAAGCCCAAAGATCAGCAAAATTTTAGTGAGCATCAATATACCACCAAATTTATTTGAGCCAATCACGCCAGCTGAACACATAGCACCAGGCACAATATCAGAGAGTTCGTTTAGGCAAAGCGCAAAGAATATAAACAATACGATCTTGATACAGACGCAAAAAAGCAAGATCGTATTTACAAGATAGTTTTGCTTTTCAAGCGAGTATTGAAGCGATGTTAGTGCGTTGTAATCCCACGATCTCACGATCCTAACAACGTAAAAGAGCGAAATACTCATCAAAACTAACAGTACAAACTCTGCTAACAAAAAGGCAATAACGGCGTTTGATAAAAAGACACTCATACTATCTCTCCGTTTTGCAAGCTGACAACCATATCTGTTGCACTTAGCTCATCAAAAATGCTATCGTGAGTAGCGACAATAACACTCTTTTTTAGAGCTTTAAAAGACTCTAGTAAGCCCAAAAATGCACGTGCATTTTGTCTATCTAAGTTTGCCGTTGGCTCATCAGCCAAGATGATATCAGCATCCATAGATAAAGCTCTAGCTACCGCGCATCTTTGACGCTCGCCACCACTTAAATTTGATACGTTCTCATCTTTTTTATGAGCGATATTTGCGAGGCTTAGAGCCTTTTTTATCATCTCATCTCGCACATTTGCCTTGAAATTTGTTAGAGCAAATGGAGCTAGTAAATTTTCATATACACTTAGCCCCTCAATGAGGTTAAAATTTTGAAAGACAAGTCCAAGCCTTTTGTGTCTAAGTTCAGAACAAAAGGCATCAGGTAGCTTCGCGATGTTAGTGCCATCTATCAAGATTTCTCCACTAGTTGGCTTTTGAAGTAGGGCGATAAGCGAAAGCAAGGTACTTTTACCGCTTCCACTAATGCCTTTTAGTATCACTAGCTCGCTGTCATTAATATCTAAATTTATATTTTTTAAAGCACAAAACTCATTTTGTTTGTTTTGGTTATAAACTAGGCTAACACCTCTTATATTTATCATTTTAGCCCCTCATTTATGTCACTACTTGCTACTCTCCATGAAGGTATGAGTACAAACGCCAAAAATGGTATCACACCAAAAACAAAGATCAAAAAGAGCTTATCAAACTCTAAAATAGGCGTGAAATTTGTAAAATTTAAAAGCTCATCACCTAAAAATATCCCTTTTAAAAGTGGAGCGTTTAATACAAAAACAAAGAGATAAGCCAGCATAACACCGAGTAAAAAAGCACTAACACTCACAATGAAATTTTGTATAAATTTTAAAAATATAATGTCTTTTATACAAAAACCAATGCTTCTTAAAATAGCTATTTCACGCTTTTTACTACCATAGGCGAGTGAAATTTGGTTTTTAAGCAAGACAAAGAATATAAGCATGACGCTAACATAAATGCTCATAAAAATTCCACCCTTATAATAGTAAAGGTGCCTAACCTTAGCCACCTCATCTTCTATACTAAGGGCGAAAGAATTTGGGTATAAATTCTCTATCTTTAAAGCTACTTCACTGATTTCATCGGTGTTTGGCACCTCAACATAGAGCTTTGTATACTCTTCATCTTTTAAATTTAAGATAGCCCTTAGCGTATTTGGATGCAAAAATATAGCGTTATTTGAGATTAAACCACTTTGTGCCGGCATGGTCTTTAATATCTTTACTGGTATCATGCGCTCTTCAGTTAGAAAATTAAAGCTCTCGTCGTAGTAAAGCTCATTCATCGCTGCCTTGACACCTTCTCCGACGATCATCTCATCTTCTTTTAAGCTATCATCTTCATATAGATGAAACCAAACACGCTTTTGAACGAAGTAGTACTCTCCATCAACCACGCCCCTTACATCACTTACGCCATCGATCTTCGAGATATCGTAGATATAGCCAGGGTGCATGAGATCATTTTTGCCAGCACGAAACGCGCTCACTACGATACTTGATCTATCTTTTACTAAATTTATAAGATCATGTTGGATCGATCCAGAGATGAAAAGTACCGAGCTTAGCACAAAAATAATCAATGCAAAGAGGCAAAAGCTAAAAAGGTGATCTTTCCTATCTTTAAAAAGCAGAACCACAGCATAGTTTATAAAATTTTTACCTATCATAGACAAAGCCTTTTTGCCCCTTTTGGTTGAAACTAAAAGCAGCATTTGCTCTTGTTATATTAGAAATTTCTCTTAGCTCATCTTGCTTTGCTTTATGATCAAAGCTAAGATAGTGTGCCGCTAAAAGCGTATAAGAAAGTCCAAAAAATAACGCCAAAAAAACTAGAAATTTCACACTATTTACCGATAAAATTCTTTATCTCGTCAAATCTTATGACACCTTTGCCAGCATGATCTTTTAAAAAGCTCTCTGCCTTTGCTTCGTCTTTAAATGGGATAAATTCATCGCCCATTGGTCCGTAAACGTTTGAGCCATGAACATAAAACGCATCTTTTGCATCAAGCTTTTCTAGCGTGTAATAATCACTCACATAAGCATCTTTCATTTTGCCATCCGCAAAGTAAAATTGTGCCATATCCTTTACACCATCAAAATAATAATCTTTGCCATCTGCTTTGATGAGTGTCGCCCATGGAGAATTTTTGACGAGCATGCCGCATACCGCACATCTTGCACCCTTTGGTACGACTATTCTCTCAGGTTTTTTTATTTCTTGTTTAGGTTTTGAGGCTTGATTGCTAGTACCTAAATTTGCTGGAGCGTCCCATAGATAAAGAGCAGCGGCTTGCAAGTGCTTGTCGTACTCTGGAGCTTTGTTAGCCTCTTTTGCGTCGCATACTTTTTTGAGATGAGCTTTTAGCTCAGAGATGGCTTTGAAGCTTTTGGCGTCCGTTTTAGCGCAGTTTGCTTCATAAAATTCTTTACCATGTGCATAAACGCCGTCCTCACGTTTAGCTTTTATCATTTTATTATCGCCTTCAAAATCCTGTCCAGCAATCTCGTAAGCTTTAGCAAAGTTCATTATCTCGCCGCCATTTTCTGCTTGAAATTCTTTTGCGTCAGCCTCGGTTGAAAAGGCGTATTTGCTATTTCTAGTCATTGTGCCTTTGACGCTACTACCAACTACGTAAAATGCCTTGTTTACATCGATTAAATTTAGATTTTTAGTATCCACAACTTGTGCATCGCTTGGGATCTTACCTTCTGTTAGCTCGTATAAGCAGTGAAGTGATGCTACTTGCTTGCCGTTATATACGTGATTGGTCTTATAAAATTTAACCAAATTCATTCCACAAACGGCGCAGTACTCCTTACCCTCGCCATTTCCTACTAGTGTAGCCTTGCTAGGATCCACGCTTTGAAACATCGGTTTCATTTTGACAGATTGTTCATTCGCCGAAGCACCAAAAAGTATGGTTGCTAGCAGTGCTGAACCCAAGATAGAACGTAAAATCATATTATCTCCTTTAGTATTTTTTATTTTTATATTTATAAGCTTTAAATGCCACTGGGCTAACTTTATCAAGCATCAATGCTTTCCTAAAATTTCTAAATTCTCGCACGCTTCTTTTAAGCCATTTTTGCAGCTTCTAGTAAAAATTTCACGTGCTTTCTCCACGTCTTCTTTTACGCCTTTACCTTCAGCTAGCATGATAGCGTAATTATTGCAGCCCTTTTCATATCCATATATACACGCTTGCTCATAAAGTTTTGTGGCTTTTGTGAGGTTTTGATCAACGCCTTGTGCATATACATATAAAAAGCCGAGATTATCACACCCTATGCCAGCTTCGTTTGCACAAGCCATTTCGTAGTTTGCTTTGGCTTTTGCATAGTCTTTCTCTACACCTTCACCTTGCGCATATAGATAGACGAGATTGCTACATCCTATGCCATCACCTGCCTTGCAAGCCTTTTCGTAAAGCTCTTTTGCCTTTTTAAGATCCTTTGTCACGCCGGTGCCATTTGCATAAAGCAAGCCAAGCTCCGTGCAACCCTCATTATCCTTACAAGCTCTTTCATAAAATTTAACCGCTTTTTCTAGGTCTTTCTCCACACCTTTGCCTTTTTCATAGGCGTAGCCAAGATTACTGCAAGCCATAGAAAAATTTTGATCGCAAGCTTTCTCATAAAGCATCGCCGCCTTTGCTTCGTCCTTTTTGACATTACCATCACCTCTGCTGTAAAGCACAGCTAGATTGTAGCAGCCTGATGCCTTTTTCTCTTTATCGCAAGCATCTTCATAAATTTGTGCTAGCTTGTTGTGATCTTCTTTTGCGTTTAAAGCCTCTTTGATATAGCCAGCATTTAATAGCCCCAAACAAGCAAACAATAAAACTAAACTCTTTTTCATCATATCTCCTAAATCTCTTTTATATCCTTACCTCTATAAGCAAAGGCGATTAGCAAAGCCAAGAGCATTAAAAGCAAATAAAGCAAATTTGAAACGCTAAATCCATCGCCATTTGCGTATGAGTGAAGTCCGCTTAGATAGAAATTTACACCAAAATAGGTAAAAATAACTGAACCAAAAGAGAGCACGCTAGCTACCAAAAAGGCAAAAATATTTTTTAATCTTGGGATAAATCTTAAATGAAGCGCAATGGCATAAATAATTATCGTAATGTACGACCAGCTCTCTTTGCTGTCCCAGCCCCAGTATCTACCCCAGCTCTCATTCGCCCAGACGCCACCAAGGAAATTTCCAATAGTTAGCAAGCTAAGTCCTATGATGAGGCTTAGCTCATCAGTTGCAGCGAGGTATCTTATCTGCTCACTAAGCTTTTGCTCGTTTTTTTGATTTTTTATAGCCATTAAAAGAAGCCCAAGAAGCCCAAGCACAAAGCTAAAGCCCAAAAAGCCGTAGCTTGCCGTGATGACACTTACATGCACGCTAAGCCAAAATGACTTTAAAACTGGGACTAGATTTGTTATTTGTGGATTTATAAAATTTAGATGAGCGACAAGCAAGCTTACACTTGCAAAAAGTGAAGCGGCTCCAAGAGCAAAGCTTTGATGTTTAAAAAATAAAACTCCAGCTAGTACACTTGCAAGCGAGATATACACTAAGCTCTCATAGGCATCACTCCAAGGTGCATGCCCTGAGATATAAGCACGAAGAGCTAAATTTAACAAATGCACCGTAAAGCCAAAATAAAATGCAAGGCTAAGCGCTTTTTCAAATCTAAATTTCTTTCCAGCAAAGAGCCTATAAAAGCCAAGAGCAAGCGAAACTAATCCAAGAATCATGTAAAAATATATAAGAAATTTAAAAATTTCCATTTGATTATAAAGCACTTCAAGCTCCACCTTTGCCTCGCTTGGCGCAAGAGAGCCTAGAATGCTTCTTTGATAGCTTGAAATTTTCTCCAAGCTCCTATCAGCCTCTTTACACTCGCCACTTTTTACACAAAGGCTTAAATTTTCTATATAAGCGCCTAAAATACTTTTAAGCTCACTTGAAATTTCACCTGAGCCAAAGGCTTCATTTACGCCTAGCCACGTTAATTTATCGCCATTTTTAGCTGGGATAAATTTTAAAATTTCCCCCTTTAGTGCAAGATACAAGACATTTAATCTCTCGTCAAATTTGATCACGTCGTTGTCAAATTTATCTCTTTTAGAGGCGGATTTTTCATTTGCAGCTTCTACAAATTTAGCCAGCTTGTACTCGCCATTTTCGTTAAAGACATCGTTAAAACTAGCAAATTTTTCATTAACACCCAAAAGCTCGCCTACGCGCTCACTTGTGATCTTTACTATCCTTTTGCCCATCCACTCTTTTGGCGAGATGGCAAAAGAGAGCATTAGCTCCTCGCTGCTAAGCCCAAATAGCGTCGTTTTGGTTGAAATTTTGCTTATCACAGCTCTTGAGTAAGAGCCAGCTGGAGCGATTCTGCTGTCAGCTTGAGTCAAAATTTTGGCAAATTTGCTTGCATGAGCGTCTAAATTTTTATTATTTTCATTGGCAAAATTTGGAGTTGCGCTTAATAAAAGAACAGCCAAAAATGCTATTTGAGAGCCTTTTATGAAATTTAGCAGCCTAAAAAATCGGCTATTTTTGCTAAATAAATTTGCCGCAAAGCCAACGCAAAGCAAAAAATATCCGATATAAGTTGGGATTTTGCCAGGATCACGGCTGATCTCAAAAGCACTTCCAAGCTCGTCAGGATCGTATGAAGACTGAAAAATTTTATAGCCATCAATCGTTAGTGGATTATTTAGCGAGATGTCGTACTTACTGCCAGCGATACTTACTTTACTTGTATAAGATGATGGAGTATTTAGCCCTGCATATCGCTCCAAAATGAACTCATCAAGTTTTAATGAAAATGGTAAATTTAAAGCCTTTGAGCTAAAGTAAAATTTCACCTCTTGCCCACCAAAACTTAGCACACTTGGCTCTAGCTCATATCCGGCTCCGCCTTTTAGCTTAACACTCTTTTTTTCGCCGTTAAAACTTATCTCTAAACTAAGCGTAGCAGGAGCGTTTTTCTCATCTTTTTTATATCCAAGCAAGTTAATTATAAATTCTTTGCCGTCTATAAAATTTTTAAACTCAAAGTCGTTTTTACCAAATAAGCTTAATTTTAATGGATAACTAAAATTTTCTCCAAGCATTTCGACTATAAGATAAGGCTTGACGCTTTGCATTACATTTGAGCTTTGCAAGGTTCTAAGATGCATAACGCCCTCTTCGCCAAAATACCTTGTAAGCGCAGCCCCAATGAAGATAACGATAAAAGCAAGATGTATCAAAAATGCGCCAAATTTTTTATACATCTTGGTTTTTACGATACTGATAGCCAAACAAATAGTGCAAGCAAGCATAACACACTCGTACCAAAGCGCTTCATAAACAAGCACTCTGGCCGTTTGTGTGTCATAAAAATTTTCTAAAAAAGTCGCAAGCCCTGCACCAAAAGCAAGAATAAATAATAATATCAAAGACAAGCGGTAGATATTTAAAATTCTCATCGCTCGCCTCTACCTTAAATGCTATAAGTTTGTCCCGCATAAAGTATAAACACCCTAAGCAGTAAAACACCAATAACAGCCGCTAATGAACTGATATAAAAGCTAAATTTTAGACTAGCTACTTTTTTACCAAATGCAAAATTTAAAACAAAAGGCACAATAAAGCCAACCAGCACAACACCAAGCCAAAAGAAATTTGCCCAAACGCCACTATAAAAAGCAACAGCTGCATTTTGCTGATAACTTGAACCAAGTAAAAGCGATACAAAAAGCATTAAAATGAGTAAAATTTCAGCTCCCAAAACACTAAATTCTACGCTATGAAGCGAATGAAGGTCGCTTGAGTGCGGATCTTCTTTAAATAAAGCTGCTGCGACCAAGCTACTGCCACTTATACCAGCACTTAGTCCTGAAGCTATAAATAAAGCTGGAAGCACAGCTGTGTTTAAGAGTGGAAATCTAATCAAAACTGAGATCAAAAACCCAGTATAAGCGCAAATTATTACAGCAAAAATAAGACAAATACGACTTAAAAATGGATAAAGCGGTATTAAAATTTTCATTATTAGTGCAAAAAGAGCGCTAAAGGATTTTAAACTTTTGGCTAAGAAATTTGAAATCTCATCATTAAATGCATAAAGGCACATCAAAAAGCTAAGCGGTATAAATACACAAAGTCCAGCAACACCGATAGACATAACTGATGTGAAATTATAATTAATCAAAATTTTCCAAAATAAAAGCGGCTTTTCAAGATCAGCTATCAAGCAAACCATACCAAGCATGATGCTAACAAATGCTAAAAGCGAAGCAGCCTTGAAAAATGGACTAAAGCTCTCTTGCTTTTTATAGTGTTTTAAAAGTATGGCAGCGATTAGCGCTCCACCACTCATACCAGCTAGCAAAAGATAAACAGCGATCGGCCAGCCCCACTCTACTCCATGCGAAAATGTTGCAGTAAAATTTAATGCACCATCCATCTTACACCCCCATTTTTACTTTAGGAATATATCTAAGACTTGGTTTTGTGCCAAGCTCTGCTCTTAGCCTTATGCTGTCTTTTACGGCTAGTAGCTTGTTGATGTGCGAATTTTCATCGTTAAGATCACCAAAGACGATCGCCTCGTATCTACAAGCTTCTACACAAGCTGGCTCTTTTTCGTCCTTTAAATTTGTATCTACGCAAAAGTTACAGCTTTGAGCTGAATGCGTAACCTTATCGATATATCTCACGTCATATGGACAGGCTACGATGCAGTATTTACAGGCGATACAATCATCTATGTTTGTAGTTTGTATGCCAGTTTTTTCGTCTTTATGGCAAGCCTTGGTCGGACAAACAGCTACGCAAGGCGCATCGACGCACTGCTGACAAGATACTCTTACAAATCTTTTATCTAGTAAATTTTTAGGATTAGTCTTATCTTCTATAAAAAGTCTCATCTGTCCTTTTGGGACTAAATTTACCTTTCTGCAAGCTATCTCGCAGTCTGTACAGCCAACACATTTATTTTGGTCAAATATCATACCAAAGTGTGGTTTTTTTACACTTTCTTCACTCTTAAAAGCAAAACCACTACTTGCCGCACCAGCACCAGCAGCCACAACTACCATGCTTTTTAAAAAGGCTCTTCTATTTTTTTGATTTTGCATTTTTAACTCCATTTTATATCTTAATGAGGCTTTTTAATGCCCTCATTTAGTTCTTTTTCATGAATTTTCTTTGCAGCCTCGGCTAATTCACCTGGCTTTAAGACCTTAACAAGCTCTATCTCAAAAACAATAGTCTCGCCTCCAGGTATGCCCTCCATGCCGCTATTGCCATACGCAAGTTCTGGCGGGATAACAAATTTAAACTTATCGCCCTCTTTCATGAGCATTAAGCCCTCTTCAAGACCTGGGATCAAATTTAGCATAGAAAGATGAGCTGGAGCCTCTTTTGTCTCATCAAAGACCTTACCATCGATAAAGCTAGCTTTGTAGTTTGCTATGATGATACTCTC contains:
- the ccsA gene encoding cytochrome c biogenesis protein; its protein translation is MRILNIYRLSLILLFILAFGAGLATFLENFYDTQTARVLVYEALWYECVMLACTICLAISIVKTKMYKKFGAFLIHLAFIVIFIGAALTRYFGEEGVMHLRTLQSSNVMQSVKPYLIVEMLGENFSYPLKLSLFGKNDFEFKNFIDGKEFIINLLGYKKDEKNAPATLSLEISFNGEKKSVKLKGGAGYELEPSVLSFGGQEVKFYFSSKALNLPFSLKLDEFILERYAGLNTPSSYTSKVSIAGSKYDISLNNPLTIDGYKIFQSSYDPDELGSAFEISRDPGKIPTYIGYFLLCVGFAANLFSKNSRFFRLLNFIKGSQIAFLAVLLLSATPNFANENNKNLDAHASKFAKILTQADSRIAPAGSYSRAVISKISTKTTLFGLSSEELMLSFAISPKEWMGKRIVKITSERVGELLGVNEKFASFNDVFNENGEYKLAKFVEAANEKSASKRDKFDNDVIKFDERLNVLYLALKGEILKFIPAKNGDKLTWLGVNEAFGSGEISSELKSILGAYIENLSLCVKSGECKEADRSLEKISSYQRSILGSLAPSEAKVELEVLYNQMEIFKFLIYFYMILGLVSLALGFYRLFAGKKFRFEKALSLAFYFGFTVHLLNLALRAYISGHAPWSDAYESLVYISLASVLAGVLFFKHQSFALGAASLFASVSLLVAHLNFINPQITNLVPVLKSFWLSVHVSVITASYGFLGFSFVLGLLGLLLMAIKNQKNEQKLSEQIRYLAATDELSLIIGLSLLTIGNFLGGVWANESWGRYWGWDSKESWSYITIIIYAIALHLRFIPRLKNIFAFLVASVLSFGSVIFTYFGVNFYLSGLHSYANGDGFSVSNLLYLLLMLLALLIAFAYRGKDIKEI
- the nrfD gene encoding NrfD/PsrC family molybdoenzyme membrane anchor subunit — encoded protein: MDGALNFTATFSHGVEWGWPIAVYLLLAGMSGGALIAAILLKHYKKQESFSPFFKAASLLAFVSIMLGMVCLIADLEKPLLFWKILINYNFTSVMSIGVAGLCVFIPLSFLMCLYAFNDEISNFLAKSLKSFSALFALIMKILIPLYPFLSRICLIFAVIICAYTGFLISVLIRFPLLNTAVLPALFIASGLSAGISGSSLVAAALFKEDPHSSDLHSLHSVEFSVLGAEILLILMLFVSLLLGSSYQQNAAVAFYSGVWANFFWLGVVLVGFIVPFVLNFAFGKKVASLKFSFYISSLAAVIGVLLLRVFILYAGQTYSI
- a CDS encoding 4Fe-4S dicluster domain-containing protein, producing the protein MQNQKNRRAFLKSMVVVAAGAGAASSGFAFKSEESVKKPHFGMIFDQNKCVGCTDCEIACRKVNLVPKGQMRLFIEDKTNPKNLLDKRFVRVSCQQCVDAPCVAVCPTKACHKDEKTGIQTTNIDDCIACKYCIVACPYDVRYIDKVTHSAQSCNFCVDTNLKDEKEPACVEACRYEAIVFGDLNDENSHINKLLAVKDSIRLRAELGTKPSLRYIPKVKMGV